A single Mus caroli chromosome 15, CAROLI_EIJ_v1.1, whole genome shotgun sequence DNA region contains:
- the Acvrl1 gene encoding serine/threonine-protein kinase receptor R3: MTLGNFRRGLLMLSVALGLTRGDLAKPSKLVNCTCENPHCKRPFCQGSWCTVVLVREQGRHPQVYRGCGSLNQELCLGRPTEFLNHHCCYRSFCNHNVSLMLEATQTPSEEPEVDAYLPLILGPVLALLVLVALGALGLWRVRRRQEKQRDLHSDLGESSLILKASEQADSMLGDFLDSDCTTGSGSGLPFLVQRTVARQVALVECVGKGRYGEVWRGSWHGESVAVKIFSSRDEQSWFRETEIYNTVLLRHDNILGFIASDMTSRNSSTQLWLITHYHEHGSLYDFLQRQTLEPQLALRLAVSAACGLAHLHVEIFGTQGKPAIAHRDLKSRNVLVKSNLQCCIADLGLAVMHSQSSDYLDIGNNPRVGTKRYMAPEVLDEQIRTDCFESYKWTDIWAFGLVLWEIARRTIINGIVEDYRPPFYDMVPNDPSFEDMKKVVCVDQQTPTIPNRLAADPVLSGLAQMMRECWYPNPSARLTALRIKKTLQKLSHSPEKPKVIH; encoded by the exons ATGACGTTGGGGAACTTCAGAAGGGGCCTTTTGATGCTGTCGGTGGCCTTGGGCCTAACCAGGG gAGACTTGGCGAAGCCTTCCAAGCTGGTGAACTGCACTTGTGAGAACCCACACTGCAAGAGACCATTCTGCCAGGGGTCATGGTGCACAGTGGTGCTGGTTCGAGAGCAGGGCAGGCACCCCCAGGTCTATCGGGGCTGCGGGAGCCTGAACCAGGAGCTCTGCTTGGGACGTCCCACAGAGTTTCTGAACCATCACTGCTGCTATAGATCCTTCTGCAACCACAACGTGTCTCTGATGCTGGAGG CCACCCAAACTCCCTCAGAGGAGCCAGAAGTTGATGCCTATCTGCCTCTGATCCTGGGTCCTGTGCTGGCCTTGCTGGTCCTGGTGGCACTGGGCGCTCTGGGCTTGTGGCGTGTCCGGCGGAGGCAGGAGAAGCAGCGGGATTTGCACAGTGACCTGGGCGAGTCCAGTCTCATCCTGAAGGCATCTGAACAGGCAGACAGCATGTTGGGG GACTTCCTGGACAGCGACTGTACCACGGGCAGCGGCTCCGGGCTCCCCTTCTTGGTGCAGAGGACGGTAGCTCGGCAGGTTGCGCTGGTGGAGTGTGTGG GAAAGGGCCGATATGGCGAGGTGTGGCGCGGTTCGTGGCACGGCGAGAGTGTGGCGGTCAAGATTTTCTCCTCACGAGATGAGCAGTCCTGGTTCCGGGAGACGGAGATCTACAACACAGTTCTGCTTAGACACGACAACATCCTAG GCTTCATCGCCTCCGACATGACTTCGCGGAACTCGAGCACGCAGCTGTGGCTCATCACCCACTACCATGAACACGGCTCCCTCTATGACTTTCTGCAGAGGCAGACGCTGGAGCCCCAGTTGGCCCTGAGGCTAGCTGTGTCCGCGGCCTGCGGCCTGGCGCACCTACATGTTGAGATCTTTGGCACTCAAGGCAAACCAGCCATTGCCCATCGTGACCTCAAGAGTCGCAATGTGCTGGTCAAGAGTAACTTGCAGTGTTGCATTGCAGACCTGG GACTGGCTGTGATGCACTCACAAAGCAGTGATTACCTGGATATCGGCAACAACCCCCGAGTGGGTACCAAGAGATACATGGCACCCGAGGTGCTGGATGAGCAGATCCGCACAGACTGCTTTGAGTCGTATAAGTGGACAGACATCTGGGCCTTTGGCCTAGTGCTATGGGAGATCGCCCGGCGGACCATCATCAATG GCATTGTGGAAGATTACAGGCCACCCTTCTATGACATGGTACCCAATGACCCCAGTTTTGAGGACATGAAAAAGGTGGTGTGCGTTGACCAGCAGACACCCACTATCCCTAACCGGCTGGCTGCAGATCCG GTCCTCTCCGGGCTGGCCCAGATGATGAGAGAGTGCTGGTACCCCAACCCCTCTGCTCGCCTCACCGCACTGCGCATAAAGAAGACATTACAGAAGCTCAGTCACAGTCCAGAGAAGCCCAAAGTGATTCACTAG